One genomic region from Nostoc sphaeroides encodes:
- a CDS encoding DUF6888 family protein gives MTNTYKPIYDERTGKIFILAGEDIEILISRDGNWEYP, from the coding sequence TTGACAAATACCTACAAACCAATTTACGATGAGCGCACTGGAAAAATATTCATCTTGGCTGGAGAAGATATAGAAATTCTGATTAGTCGTGATGGCAACTGGGAATATCCATGA
- a CDS encoding DUF2726 domain-containing protein, protein MSVKVRRLVNAYEERMLEFLQTCVDDSYKIHTQVSVCQFCELDDSIDWELKRFFFSSNVDALITNHDYKPCLVVDFQSSYHDSDEAKERDRKKATILALAEIPLLYSRLKDFGLLHLYSQSEEVVCNLFTGNRRENAQALIRKYCEQSFSSDVGLTAC, encoded by the coding sequence ATGTCTGTCAAAGTAAGAAGGCTAGTTAATGCATACGAAGAAAGGATGCTAGAGTTTTTGCAAACTTGTGTAGATGATAGTTATAAAATTCATACACAGGTTAGCGTATGCCAATTTTGCGAACTAGATGATAGCATTGATTGGGAACTAAAAAGATTTTTCTTTAGCTCTAATGTGGATGCTTTAATAACAAACCATGATTATAAACCTTGTTTGGTTGTAGATTTTCAGTCTTCATATCATGACTCAGATGAGGCAAAAGAGCGCGATCGCAAAAAAGCAACTATACTCGCTCTTGCAGAGATTCCCTTACTTTATTCACGGTTGAAAGACTTTGGATTATTACATCTTTACTCTCAATCTGAAGAAGTAGTATGTAATTTATTTACAGGAAACCGACGAGAAAATGCCCAAGCCCTAATTAGAAAGTATTGCGAACAATCTTTTTCTTCTGATGTTGGACTTACAGCTTGTTAA
- a CDS encoding RNA-guided endonuclease InsQ/TnpB family protein gives MLVFEAKLEGTKEQYQSLDQAIRTARFVRNACLRYWMDNKGIGRYDLSKFCAVLAANTEFPWVAKLNSMARQASAERAWSAIARFFENCKKSKPGKKGYPRFRKEQTNGSVEYKTSGWRLSEDRRYITFSDGFQAGTFKLWGTRDLHFYQLKQFKRIRVVRRADGYYCQFCIDQDRIEKRQPTNKTVGLDVGLNYFLTDSDGNQVENPRHLRKSEKSLKRLQRRFSKTKKGSQNRTKFRNKLARKHLKVSRQRKDFAVKTARCVVMSNDIVAYEDLKVRNMVRNHHLAKSINDAAWTQFRQWVEYFGKVFGVATVAVPPHNTSQNCSNCGEIVKKSLSTRTHSCPHCRHTQDRDWNAARNILEIGLRTVGHTGTLIVSGDIDKSTGGETPLDKPSRGKRKPKKATS, from the coding sequence ATGCTAGTATTTGAGGCAAAATTGGAAGGAACAAAAGAACAGTACCAATCGCTTGATCAAGCGATTAGAACTGCCCGTTTTGTTCGCAATGCTTGTCTTCGGTACTGGATGGATAACAAGGGCATTGGGCGATATGACCTGAGTAAATTTTGCGCTGTTCTTGCTGCTAACACCGAGTTTCCTTGGGTCGCCAAGCTGAACTCGATGGCAAGGCAAGCTAGCGCTGAAAGAGCGTGGTCTGCTATTGCTCGATTTTTTGAGAACTGCAAGAAAAGCAAACCAGGGAAAAAAGGTTATCCACGATTCAGGAAAGAACAGACAAATGGATCTGTTGAGTACAAGACCAGTGGGTGGCGGCTCTCTGAAGACCGTAGATACATCACTTTTTCGGATGGTTTTCAAGCAGGAACTTTTAAGCTTTGGGGAACTCGTGACCTGCATTTTTATCAGTTGAAGCAGTTTAAGCGCATTCGCGTTGTGCGTCGTGCAGATGGTTATTATTGCCAGTTTTGCATCGACCAAGATCGAATAGAAAAACGACAGCCAACTAATAAAACAGTTGGGTTAGATGTTGGTTTAAACTATTTCTTGACTGATAGTGATGGAAACCAAGTTGAGAATCCCAGACATTTAAGAAAGTCGGAAAAATCGCTTAAACGGTTGCAACGTCGTTTCTCTAAAACTAAAAAAGGTTCTCAGAACCGGACTAAGTTTAGAAATAAATTAGCCCGTAAGCACCTCAAGGTAAGTCGCCAGCGTAAAGACTTTGCTGTTAAGACGGCAAGGTGCGTAGTGATGTCTAACGACATCGTGGCATACGAGGACTTGAAGGTGCGAAATATGGTGAGGAATCATCACTTAGCCAAGTCAATTAATGACGCAGCGTGGACACAATTTCGGCAATGGGTTGAATATTTTGGCAAAGTGTTTGGTGTGGCAACTGTTGCAGTTCCACCCCACAATACAAGTCAAAATTGTTCTAACTGTGGCGAGATTGTCAAAAAATCCCTTAGCACTAGAACTCATTCTTGTCCTCATTGTAGGCACACCCAAGATCGGGATTGGAACGCGGCGCGGAACATACTTGAGATCGGACTCCGTACCGTGGGGCACACGGGAACGTTAATCGTCTCTGGAGACATCGACAAGAGCACAGGTGGGGAAACTCCTCTGGATAAGCCGAGTCGTGGAAAGAGAAAACCTAAGAAGGCAACTTCTTAG
- a CDS encoding beta-lactamase hydrolase domain-containing protein has product MNVINAIQINEYLTTTGQVIPKQLEQAIQEGFKSVLNLRSPDELGFSQDEQKVAEALGLHYTNVPLKVDLKNLNEEAITKILRTLEQIPKPAVVHCAAGMRSTGIALLSIAIQEGLTPEETLARAKNLGFGFFEHAGVSPRLKQLFVDYVNKHAQVTVPTC; this is encoded by the coding sequence GTGAATGTGATCAACGCCATACAGATTAATGAATACTTGACAACAACAGGACAAGTTATACCAAAACAGCTTGAGCAAGCTATTCAAGAAGGTTTTAAGTCCGTTCTAAATCTGCGATCGCCAGATGAGCTAGGATTTTCCCAGGATGAGCAAAAAGTAGCGGAAGCATTGGGGCTGCATTATACGAATGTTCCACTCAAGGTGGATTTAAAAAATTTGAATGAAGAGGCCATCACCAAAATTCTCAGGACACTCGAACAAATCCCTAAACCAGCAGTTGTGCATTGTGCAGCCGGAATGCGATCGACTGGAATTGCACTCTTAAGTATCGCTATCCAGGAAGGATTAACACCAGAGGAAACCTTAGCAAGAGCTAAGAATCTCGGTTTTGGATTCTTTGAACATGCTGGCGTTAGTCCCAGGCTGAAGCAATTATTTGTGGACTACGTTAATAAACACGCGCAAGTAACTGTGCCTACTTGCTGA
- a CDS encoding GNAT family N-acetyltransferase: MSYNEISLRPAQETDAWVLSAIHIAAIKALPATFYTRKELLAWRNNRDKPDGSNILKSMKLETFWVAIEGDVVIGFASFIVDELIGLYVHPKYQGKGIGRALVQHFCDEAIAQGIDKVITTASLYAEGFYLRLGFTAIQKAPHYLRSGIVVPVTKMSKVLAIAPK; this comes from the coding sequence ATGAGCTATAACGAAATATCTCTTCGGCCTGCCCAAGAAACAGATGCGTGGGTGCTGAGTGCAATTCATATTGCTGCCATTAAAGCTCTGCCTGCAACTTTTTACACCCGAAAAGAACTTTTAGCTTGGCGTAATAACCGCGACAAACCTGATGGTTCAAATATCTTGAAGAGTATGAAATTGGAAACTTTCTGGGTTGCGATCGAGGGAGATGTTGTTATAGGTTTTGCTAGTTTTATTGTTGATGAACTAATTGGGCTGTATGTCCATCCTAAATATCAAGGTAAAGGGATCGGGCGTGCTTTAGTTCAACATTTTTGCGATGAAGCAATTGCTCAAGGTATAGATAAGGTAATTACAACTGCTAGCCTCTATGCCGAAGGGTTTTATTTACGACTGGGATTTACTGCCATCCAAAAAGCACCTCATTATTTAAGAAGTGGAATAGTTGTCCCAGTTACTAAGATGAGTAAAGTATTAGCTATTGCACCGAAATAA
- a CDS encoding gamma-glutamylcyclotransferase — MSLSRSDLEAGNEQTRLLEASHSGIKLTTLSEDELQRSLDETLQQQPPNSDIWIFAYGSLIWNPLITYVERRAGIIYGWHRRFCTWMILARGTPENPGLLLGLDRGGSCRGVVYRVAAADVPSELLLIWRREMLGGVYVARWVKVFDGTQEFQAIAFVANRQHPRYAHQIPLTTTVNSIATASGKLGSCADYLMRTVEGLMAEGIKDRQLLLLRKQVLAKQQALLVSGDRFTLVPIYGQQP, encoded by the coding sequence ATGTCACTGAGTCGTAGCGATCTCGAAGCTGGAAATGAACAGACAAGACTCTTAGAAGCATCACACTCTGGAATAAAGCTAACAACTCTGAGCGAAGATGAATTACAGCGATCGCTTGATGAAACACTACAACAGCAACCGCCAAATTCTGATATCTGGATATTTGCCTACGGTTCGCTAATTTGGAATCCCTTAATCACATACGTCGAGCGCCGTGCTGGGATCATTTATGGTTGGCATCGGCGCTTCTGTACATGGATGATCCTGGCTCGTGGTACTCCAGAAAATCCCGGATTACTCTTAGGACTTGATCGAGGGGGTAGTTGTCGTGGTGTTGTTTATCGGGTTGCGGCTGCTGATGTACCATCCGAATTACTGCTGATTTGGCGACGGGAGATGTTAGGTGGTGTCTACGTTGCTCGTTGGGTAAAGGTGTTTGATGGTACACAGGAATTCCAAGCGATCGCCTTTGTTGCCAATCGCCAACATCCCAGGTACGCTCATCAGATACCATTAACAACTACTGTTAATAGCATTGCTACCGCATCTGGAAAATTAGGTTCCTGCGCTGATTATCTCATGAGAACTGTTGAGGGATTGATGGCAGAAGGCATTAAAGATAGACAATTACTTTTGTTACGCAAACAAGTGTTGGCAAAACAACAAGCGCTTTTAGTTAGTGGCGATCGCTTTACTTTAGTGCCTATTTACGGGCAACAGCCATGA
- a CDS encoding glycosyltransferase family 2 protein encodes MPKITVCVPTFNRVHLLPYAIDSVLNQSEQDFELIVCDDGSSDRTPELMSQYTDDRIKYIRHLQNIGKSNNMRSGFDAASGEYFIKFDDDDRLTPDFLASTAAILAQDSSIDFVGTDHWIIDIDNVRDEVKTQENSHRWGRKNLPAGVVDNLLEVVFIQQSFQVGATLFRRKTLQELGYMQPNLQNCEDNDLFVRLALAGKKGYYLPELLMEYRSHAEQQGINRAIPYLYDKIRYLESYKFESEKIETIRKNRLTETQLLLGLRLIEKGETQKGRELVLAGQSFSTSKAWTGLGLSLLPVGLRGKAFNALRQVRG; translated from the coding sequence ATGCCTAAAATTACTGTTTGCGTTCCTACTTTTAATCGTGTTCATCTCCTCCCTTATGCGATTGACAGTGTACTTAATCAGTCTGAGCAAGACTTTGAGCTAATTGTTTGTGATGACGGTTCTAGCGATCGCACACCTGAGTTAATGTCACAGTATACAGACGATCGGATTAAATATATCCGTCATCTGCAAAATATTGGTAAAAGTAATAATATGCGATCGGGCTTTGATGCAGCCAGTGGTGAATATTTTATTAAGTTTGATGATGATGATCGGTTAACACCCGATTTTCTCGCAAGTACCGCAGCTATTCTTGCTCAAGACTCTAGCATTGATTTTGTTGGTACAGACCATTGGATAATTGATATTGATAATGTGCGGGATGAGGTAAAAACTCAAGAAAATTCTCATCGCTGGGGTAGAAAGAATTTACCAGCAGGTGTTGTAGATAATTTGTTGGAAGTTGTATTTATTCAGCAAAGTTTTCAAGTTGGGGCGACATTATTTCGCCGTAAAACATTGCAAGAATTAGGATATATGCAGCCAAATCTGCAAAATTGTGAGGATAATGATTTATTTGTGCGTCTGGCTTTAGCTGGAAAAAAGGGTTATTACTTACCAGAATTATTGATGGAATATCGCTCTCATGCAGAGCAGCAAGGTATCAATCGGGCTATTCCTTATTTATATGATAAAATACGATATTTAGAAAGTTATAAGTTTGAGTCAGAAAAAATTGAGACAATCAGGAAAAATCGTCTAACTGAAACGCAATTATTATTAGGTTTGCGTTTAATTGAAAAGGGTGAAACGCAAAAAGGGAGAGAGCTAGTTTTAGCAGGACAGTCTTTTTCAACTTCTAAAGCTTGGACTGGTTTAGGCTTATCGTTGTTACCAGTTGGGTTGCGAGGTAAGGCGTTTAATGCACTGCGACAGGTGCGGGGTTAG